A genomic window from Tolypothrix sp. PCC 7910 includes:
- a CDS encoding efflux RND transporter permease subunit has product MQQVKNGSGFSISAIAIRQHIGTLMLTLAVIVVGVFFLSTIQVDLLPAITYPRIGVRLEAPGISPEVAVDEITRPLEEALSATENVVQVFSRTREGQVSLDLYFQPGGDIDQALNDATAAFNRGRGQLPDTIEEPRLFKVDPSQLPIYELALTSFSLAGKDLRVFADEELGRELGVIPGVASVDVSGGAEEEVRVVVDLNRLQALGVGLNDVLDELTARNQDTSGGRILGENSEPLTRTVGRFRDASEIENISLEVSSPSSTSSPSPSTRRVYLRDFAEVIDDTEEQRVFVYLNRQPAVKVSIQKQPDANTITVVDAVKQRIEQLRQSGVIPSDMTLSATTDESRFIRNSLNDVIFSAISGALLAAAAVLLFLGSFRQTLIISLTIPLCTLAAIALMRIFGLTLNVFSLAGLTLGIGQAIDTSVVILENISEKTGMTPNQRERGEQQDQNQQHNSKFFIESAIASSQEVESALVAATAANLVSVAPFLLIGGFIALLFNELILTISFAVAASLVVAITVVPMLTSRLLGIRWSSRVREFWLLRQFNHRFEDATRGYGNFLAKVVRYRFLVVIAALVILGGSSVFMFGQIPQEILPRISTGQANLRAQFPPGTPLATSQKVMEIVDEILLKQPETESAFTTVGGNLFGSNTTENPLRASSTINLKPGTDVEAYVKKVTQEFNQLNLAGILLRLNPGQVRGLILSNSPAQGSEIDVVLQGENEETLTQAGAQVLEALQDKAKLATFRPDADARQPEIQIRPDWERVSTLGLTAQEIGATIQTAIEGSVPTQIQRGNRLVDVRVQLNKQAIQRPSQLEQLPLFTENNQLVRLSDVAQIEEGQAPGEVQRINQRQAFVVAGNLSEGASLGEAIAEVNEVLKSVELPEGVSIVPSSAEATNQQLQNALKTLGALATFLIFVVMAVQYNSLIDPLVIMFTVPLALAGGIFGLYITQTAIGATVIVGVVLLVGIVVNAGILMVELANQIREEEGCTRQIAILKAAPQRLRPIMMTTVTTILGLFPLALGIGEGSEFLQPLGIVVFFGMAIATMLTLFIIPCFYILLHDLLGWRWAKPIFMRLRLLKKHFS; this is encoded by the coding sequence ATGCAGCAGGTAAAAAACGGCAGCGGATTTAGTATTAGTGCGATCGCAATTCGCCAACATATTGGCACCCTCATGCTCACCCTGGCAGTAATTGTCGTTGGGGTGTTTTTTCTCTCTACTATCCAAGTAGATCTCCTACCAGCAATTACCTATCCCAGAATTGGGGTCAGGCTAGAAGCGCCTGGTATTTCGCCAGAAGTTGCAGTAGATGAAATCACCAGACCGCTGGAAGAAGCTTTATCAGCAACAGAAAATGTAGTACAAGTATTTTCACGTACACGCGAAGGGCAAGTAAGCCTGGATTTATACTTTCAGCCAGGTGGTGATATTGACCAAGCCCTCAACGATGCTACTGCTGCCTTCAACCGAGGGCGAGGACAACTGCCAGATACGATAGAAGAGCCACGCCTATTCAAAGTCGATCCATCGCAATTACCAATTTATGAATTGGCTTTAACATCCTTCTCCCTAGCAGGTAAAGATTTACGTGTATTTGCAGATGAAGAATTAGGGCGAGAACTCGGTGTCATACCAGGTGTCGCCTCAGTAGATGTCTCTGGCGGTGCTGAGGAAGAAGTTAGAGTAGTGGTTGATTTAAACCGATTGCAAGCTTTGGGTGTAGGGTTAAATGATGTCCTAGATGAATTAACAGCCCGTAACCAAGATACTTCTGGAGGTCGGATTTTAGGCGAGAATTCCGAGCCGTTAACTCGTACAGTCGGACGCTTCCGAGATGCTAGCGAAATTGAAAATATCTCCTTAGAAGTATCATCCCCCTCATCTACCTCATCCCCCTCACCTTCCACCCGTCGCGTCTATCTGCGAGACTTTGCAGAAGTAATTGACGACACAGAAGAACAGCGAGTATTTGTCTACCTCAACCGTCAACCTGCGGTGAAGGTATCAATTCAAAAGCAGCCTGATGCCAATACAATTACAGTTGTCGATGCTGTCAAGCAGCGAATTGAGCAATTACGGCAATCAGGTGTCATTCCTAGCGATATGACATTGAGTGCGACTACAGATGAATCGCGCTTTATTCGTAATTCTTTAAATGATGTGATTTTCTCCGCGATTTCGGGAGCATTGTTAGCTGCAGCAGCAGTATTGTTATTTTTAGGGTCATTCCGGCAAACATTAATTATTAGTTTGACAATACCCCTATGTACTCTGGCTGCGATCGCTTTGATGAGAATCTTTGGCTTGACTTTAAATGTCTTCAGTTTGGCAGGACTGACATTAGGGATTGGGCAAGCAATTGATACATCGGTGGTAATTTTAGAGAACATTTCGGAAAAAACAGGTATGACTCCCAATCAGCGAGAGAGAGGGGAGCAGCAAGACCAGAATCAGCAGCATAATTCCAAATTTTTTATTGAAAGTGCGATCGCTTCTTCCCAAGAAGTAGAATCTGCCTTAGTTGCGGCTACTGCTGCTAACTTAGTTTCCGTAGCGCCATTTTTGTTAATTGGTGGTTTTATCGCGCTGCTATTTAATGAACTAATTCTGACAATTAGCTTTGCCGTTGCAGCTTCTCTGGTAGTCGCAATTACAGTAGTACCAATGCTGACTTCTCGACTATTGGGAATTCGCTGGTCTAGTCGAGTTAGGGAATTTTGGCTGCTGAGACAATTTAATCATCGTTTTGAAGATGCTACACGCGGTTACGGTAACTTCTTAGCCAAGGTTGTACGCTATCGATTCTTGGTAGTAATTGCTGCTTTAGTCATTTTAGGTGGCAGCAGTGTGTTTATGTTTGGTCAAATTCCTCAAGAAATCCTCCCTCGGATTAGTACTGGCCAAGCCAATTTAAGAGCGCAATTTCCTCCTGGTACTCCTTTAGCGACTTCTCAAAAAGTCATGGAAATTGTCGATGAGATTTTGCTCAAACAACCAGAAACTGAGTCTGCTTTTACAACTGTTGGTGGTAATCTTTTTGGCAGCAATACTACAGAGAATCCCCTACGTGCTAGCAGTACTATTAACCTCAAACCAGGCACAGATGTTGAAGCTTACGTCAAAAAAGTAACTCAAGAATTTAACCAACTCAACTTAGCAGGAATACTGCTACGCCTCAATCCTGGTCAAGTACGGGGTTTAATTTTGAGTAATTCTCCAGCCCAAGGGTCAGAAATTGATGTAGTTCTGCAAGGTGAGAATGAAGAAACATTAACCCAAGCAGGGGCTCAAGTCCTGGAAGCCTTGCAGGACAAAGCAAAATTAGCCACATTCCGACCAGATGCCGATGCACGCCAACCAGAAATCCAAATTCGCCCAGACTGGGAAAGGGTTTCGACTTTAGGGCTAACTGCTCAAGAAATTGGTGCCACTATTCAAACAGCAATTGAAGGTTCAGTCCCCACACAAATTCAACGCGGTAACCGTTTAGTTGATGTCCGAGTACAGCTAAATAAACAAGCTATTCAGCGTCCTTCTCAGCTAGAGCAATTACCACTATTTACAGAAAACAATCAATTAGTTCGGCTTTCAGATGTAGCACAGATTGAAGAAGGACAAGCACCTGGTGAAGTGCAGCGGATTAATCAACGCCAAGCCTTTGTTGTTGCAGGTAACTTAAGCGAAGGAGCTAGCCTTGGTGAAGCTATAGCAGAAGTGAATGAGGTACTCAAAAGTGTAGAGTTACCAGAAGGCGTATCTATAGTCCCTAGTTCTGCTGAAGCCACAAATCAGCAGTTGCAAAATGCTTTAAAAACATTAGGAGCATTAGCGACATTCTTAATTTTTGTCGTCATGGCCGTGCAATACAACTCGCTGATTGACCCGTTGGTAATTATGTTTACCGTCCCTTTAGCTTTAGCTGGAGGAATTTTCGGACTGTACATCACTCAAACGGCAATTGGTGCAACTGTCATTGTCGGCGTAGTGCTGCTAGTGGGTATTGTGGTGAATGCAGGTATTTTGATGGTAGAACTAGCAAACCAAATTCGTGAAGAAGAAGGTTGTACTCGCCAAATTGCCATCCTCAAAGCTGCACCGCAGCGTCTTCGCCCGATTATGATGACCACAGTCACCACTATTTTGGGACTTTTTCCCTTAGCGTTGGGCATTGGTGAAGGTTCAGAGTTTTTGCAACCCCTAGGGATTGTAGTTTTCTTTGGGATGGCGATCGCAACAATGTTGACACTATTTATCATCCCTTGTTTTTATATTCTGCTGCACGATCTACTGGGTTGGCGCTGGGCTAAACCAATTTTTATGCGGCTGCGTTTATTGAAGAAACACTTTTCTTAA
- a CDS encoding glycosyltransferase, with protein sequence MKFSVVITTYNRLNLLQRAIMSALDQTLPCEVVVADDCSSDGTEAYVKSLGNSVIYHRNEINKGHAATVNVGVAKASGEWIKFLDDDDYLAPNCLEEMAKAISLHPSAVICSCIASQVDSNEVELSRTPKIGPGLAFYIPQADIHYGMLLELVPFGTPVQVACCRDTFLKTGGWNPQLDANCDDIDSWIRIAQFGDAIFLNQRLAYRTIWPGAYNQKFSLFRRLDTNILMKEKIYALVEQKHYAHVPSLENTRNYVKLHWFFVAIKHGSLKELFTMIDTAILSPIAWWVLVTAALSRRFNYRNSHLNKFVLIDYQEANMVRKVWGESG encoded by the coding sequence ATGAAATTTAGTGTCGTCATCACTACCTATAACCGCTTAAACTTATTACAACGAGCAATTATGTCAGCTCTTGACCAAACGCTTCCCTGTGAAGTTGTAGTGGCGGATGACTGTTCTTCTGATGGAACTGAAGCTTATGTCAAAAGCTTAGGTAACTCCGTTATTTATCATCGCAATGAGATAAACAAAGGCCATGCGGCTACAGTAAATGTTGGAGTTGCAAAAGCAAGTGGCGAATGGATTAAGTTTTTGGATGATGACGACTATCTTGCTCCCAATTGTCTAGAAGAAATGGCAAAAGCAATTTCACTTCATCCTAGTGCTGTTATATGTTCTTGTATTGCTTCTCAAGTAGATAGTAATGAAGTAGAACTCAGTCGCACACCAAAAATTGGGCCTGGATTAGCTTTTTATATTCCCCAAGCTGATATTCATTACGGTATGCTTTTAGAGCTTGTACCTTTTGGCACACCTGTGCAGGTAGCTTGCTGCCGTGATACTTTCTTGAAAACTGGTGGTTGGAACCCCCAGCTTGATGCCAATTGTGATGATATTGATTCTTGGATTCGCATTGCTCAGTTTGGCGATGCTATTTTCTTAAATCAACGCCTAGCTTATCGCACGATTTGGCCTGGCGCTTATAATCAAAAATTTTCGCTATTTAGGCGCTTAGATACAAATATTTTGATGAAAGAGAAGATTTACGCCTTAGTTGAGCAAAAACATTACGCTCATGTACCTAGCCTGGAAAATACGAGAAATTATGTAAAATTACACTGGTTTTTTGTAGCAATTAAGCACGGCAGTTTAAAAGAACTTTTCACTATGATAGATACTGCGATTTTATCTCCCATTGCTTGGTGGGTTTTAGTAACTGCTGCTTTATCACGCCGTTTTAATTACCGTAATTCCCATCTCAACAAATTTGTATTGATTGATTATCAGGAAGCCAATATGGTGAGGAAGGTGTGGGGTGAGAGTGGATGA
- the rplS gene encoding 50S ribosomal protein L19: protein MNAQEIIRSIEAEQLKSNLPEIYVGDTVKVGVKIKEGDKYRVQPYEGVVIARRNGGINETITVRRVFQGVGVERVFLLHSPRIESIKVMRRGKVRRAKLYYLRQRVGKATRIKQRFDRPL, encoded by the coding sequence ATGAACGCTCAAGAGATCATCCGTTCCATTGAAGCGGAACAATTAAAATCCAATCTGCCCGAAATTTATGTGGGCGACACAGTTAAAGTCGGTGTGAAAATTAAAGAAGGCGATAAATACCGCGTTCAACCCTATGAAGGTGTAGTAATTGCCAGACGCAACGGCGGCATTAACGAAACAATTACAGTGCGTCGAGTATTTCAAGGTGTGGGCGTTGAGCGAGTATTTCTGCTGCATTCGCCTCGAATTGAAAGCATCAAAGTAATGCGTCGTGGTAAAGTACGTCGTGCTAAGCTCTACTATCTCCGTCAACGTGTTGGTAAAGCAACCCGGATCAAGCAACGCTTTGATCGCCCTCTGTAA
- the secE gene encoding preprotein translocase subunit SecE: protein MAKKNEAEIPENTNGSALNNFFQGTKEELEKVVWPSRKQLVSESAAVLLMVTLSASLIYLVDGLFGWAAKQVF from the coding sequence GTGGCCAAAAAAAACGAAGCGGAAATCCCAGAAAACACTAATGGGTCAGCCTTAAATAACTTTTTTCAAGGAACTAAAGAAGAACTTGAGAAAGTAGTCTGGCCGAGTCGCAAACAACTGGTGAGCGAATCAGCAGCTGTTTTGTTAATGGTGACACTCTCCGCATCTTTGATATATTTGGTTGATGGATTATTTGGGTGGGCAGCAAAACAGGTGTTCTGA
- the nusG gene encoding transcription termination/antitermination protein NusG gives MTFATDEPRDSTLQSEEAAEAALKEARWYAVQVASGCEKRVKTNLEQRIQTFDVADKIVQVEIPHTPAVKIRKDGSRQHTEEKVFPGYVLVRMIMNDDTWQVVRNTSHVINFVGAEQKRGTGKGRGHVKPVPLGHSEVERIFKQTSEQEPVVKIDMATGDKIVVLSGPFKDFEGEVIEVSPERSKLKALLSIFGRDTPVELEFNQVEKQS, from the coding sequence ATGACTTTTGCAACAGACGAACCACGCGACTCAACGTTGCAGTCAGAGGAAGCTGCAGAAGCTGCGCTCAAAGAAGCACGGTGGTATGCGGTGCAAGTAGCCTCAGGCTGTGAAAAGCGCGTTAAAACAAACTTGGAACAGCGCATCCAAACCTTTGATGTTGCTGACAAAATTGTCCAAGTCGAAATTCCGCACACGCCAGCGGTAAAGATCCGTAAAGATGGTAGTCGTCAGCATACAGAGGAAAAAGTTTTCCCTGGTTATGTGCTGGTGCGAATGATCATGAATGATGATACTTGGCAGGTAGTACGCAACACATCCCATGTAATTAATTTTGTGGGAGCAGAACAAAAACGTGGCACCGGGAAAGGTCGTGGTCACGTTAAGCCAGTACCTCTGGGTCATTCAGAAGTTGAACGTATATTCAAACAGACTAGCGAACAAGAGCCAGTAGTCAAAATTGATATGGCAACTGGTGATAAGATAGTTGTGCTTTCTGGGCCGTTTAAAGACTTTGAAGGTGAGGTAATTGAAGTTTCTCCAGAGCGGAGTAAGCTCAAAGCCTTGCTATCGATTTTTGGACGAGATACACCAGTAGAGTTGGAATTTAATCAGGTAGAAAAACAGAGCTAA
- the rplK gene encoding 50S ribosomal protein L11 produces MAKKVVAVIKLALNAGKANPAPPVGPALGQHGVNIMMFCKEYNAKTADQAGMVIPVEISVFEDRSFTFVLKTPPASVLIRKAAKIERGSNEPNKKKVGKITRAQLQEIAQTKLPDLNANDIEAAMKIVEGTAKNMGVTIAD; encoded by the coding sequence ATGGCAAAGAAAGTAGTAGCGGTCATTAAACTGGCCCTGAATGCTGGAAAAGCCAACCCAGCACCGCCAGTTGGTCCTGCTTTAGGTCAACATGGCGTTAACATCATGATGTTCTGCAAAGAGTACAACGCCAAAACAGCAGACCAAGCTGGAATGGTTATTCCTGTAGAAATTTCGGTATTTGAAGACCGGAGTTTTACATTTGTACTCAAGACCCCGCCAGCATCAGTATTGATTCGCAAGGCAGCGAAGATTGAGCGTGGATCCAATGAACCCAACAAAAAGAAAGTTGGTAAAATCACCAGAGCGCAATTACAAGAAATTGCTCAAACAAAGCTACCTGATCTCAACGCCAACGATATAGAAGCAGCGATGAAGATTGTGGAAGGTACTGCCAAGAATATGGGCGTAACTATAGCAGATTAG
- the rplA gene encoding 50S ribosomal protein L1 gives MGKKISRRLQALQAKVEDRDYAPIEALNLLKETATAKFPEAAEAHIRLGIDPKYTDQQLRTTVALPKGTGQEVRVAVIARGEKVNEASNAGADIVGSEELIDEIQKGRMDFDKLIATPDVMPQVAKLGKLLGPRGLMPSPKGGTVTFDIASAIAEFKAGKLEFRADRTGIVHVMFGKASFSPEDLLINLKALQETIDRNRPSGAKGRYWRTVYVSSTMGPSIKVDISALRDLKLSEAA, from the coding sequence ATGGGAAAAAAAATATCACGTCGCTTGCAGGCATTGCAAGCAAAAGTAGAAGATAGAGATTATGCACCGATAGAGGCGCTAAACCTCCTAAAAGAAACAGCAACAGCAAAATTTCCAGAAGCTGCTGAAGCGCATATTCGCTTGGGAATTGACCCCAAGTATACAGACCAACAATTGCGGACAACTGTAGCACTGCCCAAAGGTACAGGACAAGAAGTACGTGTGGCAGTAATTGCTAGAGGTGAAAAGGTTAACGAAGCAAGCAATGCTGGTGCGGATATTGTTGGATCAGAAGAGCTAATTGACGAAATCCAAAAAGGTAGAATGGATTTTGACAAGCTAATTGCCACACCAGATGTGATGCCTCAAGTAGCGAAGCTGGGTAAATTGCTTGGTCCTCGGGGTTTAATGCCATCACCTAAAGGTGGAACCGTGACATTTGACATTGCTAGTGCGATCGCAGAATTTAAAGCTGGTAAATTAGAGTTCCGTGCTGACCGGACAGGCATCGTCCATGTTATGTTTGGTAAGGCATCCTTCTCGCCCGAAGATTTGTTAATTAACCTGAAGGCGTTGCAAGAGACAATTGATCGTAACCGCCCTTCAGGTGCTAAAGGCCGTTATTGGCGCACAGTGTATGTATCTTCCACAATGGGGCCATCGATTAAAGTCGATATCAGCGCTCTACGGGATTTGAAACTGAGCGAAGCCGCGTAA